Proteins from a single region of Lysinibacillus sp. JNUCC-52:
- a CDS encoding GNAT family N-acetyltransferase, with protein MTTTLITTENDLQTAFAIRKAVFIEEQQIPASEEYDEFDALDALCDHILVYYNAQPVGTGRLRVVDGYGKLERICILEEYRKYGLGKVIIQTLEKLAQEKGLTKSKLSAQVYAEGFYEKLGYTRTGEEYMDAGIPHILMKKQFNKA; from the coding sequence ATGACAACAACACTAATTACAACAGAAAATGACTTACAAACAGCTTTTGCTATTCGGAAAGCGGTCTTTATAGAAGAACAACAAATTCCTGCATCAGAAGAATACGATGAATTTGATGCACTCGATGCTCTATGTGATCACATTCTTGTGTATTACAATGCGCAGCCAGTTGGTACAGGTCGTTTACGTGTTGTAGATGGCTATGGGAAGCTTGAGCGAATTTGTATTTTAGAGGAATACCGCAAATATGGGCTAGGAAAAGTGATTATTCAAACGCTAGAAAAGTTAGCACAAGAAAAGGGCTTAACGAAATCGAAGCTAAGTGCGCAAGTATATGCAGAAGGCTTTTATGAGAAGCTCGGTTATACGCGTACAGGTGAAGAATATATGGACGCAGGTATTCCGCATATTTTAATGAAAAAGCAATTTAACAAAGCTTAA